From the Lepus europaeus isolate LE1 chromosome 12, mLepTim1.pri, whole genome shotgun sequence genome, one window contains:
- the LOC133770973 gene encoding RNA-binding motif protein, X chromosome-like → MRLISLGSIKVIHDIQKYTFRRSRGGHMDDGGYSMNFNMSSSRGPLPVKRGPPPRSGGPPPKRSAPSGPVRSSSGMGGRAPVSRGRDSYGGPPRREPLPSRRDVYLSPRDDGYSTKDSYSSRDYPSSRDTRDYAPPPRDYTYRDYGHSSSRDDYPSRGYSDRDGYGRDRDYSDHPSGGSYRDSYESYGNSRSAPPTRGPPPSYGGSSRYDDYSSSRDGYGGSRDSYSSSRSDLYSSGRDRVGRQERGLPPSMERGYPPPRDSYSSSSRGARARRSRPHPLTAHGAQGSEWRGSGGRPLSQARRNGCARSSGAHVGPILGGAGTTRRASGNAQACGPAGAGSRESAKGWARAGDFGRQGSL, encoded by the exons ATGAGGCTCATCAGCCTTGGCAGCATCAAGGTCATTCACGACATTCAGAAGTACACATTCAG gcgCTCACGTGGAGGGCACATGGACGATGGTGGCTATTCCATGAATTTTAACATGAGTTCTTCCAGGGGACCTCTTCCAGTAAAAAGAGGACCACCACCACGAAGTGGGGGTCCTCCTCCTAAAAGATCAGCCCCTTCAGGACCAGTTCGCAGCAGCAGTGGAATGGGAGGAAGAGCCCCTGTATCACGTGGAAGAGACAGTTACGGAGGCCCACCTCGGAGGGAACCCCTGCCCTCTCGCAGAGATGTTTATTTGTCCCCAAGAGATGATGGATACTCAACTAAAGACAGCTATTCAAGCAGAGATTACCCGAGTTCTCGTGATACAAGAGATTATGCACCACCACCAAGAGACTATACCTACCGTGATTATGGTCATTCCAGTTCACGTGATGACTATCCATCAAGAGGCTATAGTGATAGAGATGGATATGGTCGTGATCGGGACTATTCAGATCATCCAAGTGGAGGTTCCTACCGAGATTCCTATGAGAGTTATGGTAACTCACGTAGTGCTCCACCTACACGAGGGCCCCCGCCATCTTATGGTGGAAGCAGTCGCTATGATGATTACAGCAGCTCACGTGACGGATATGGTGGAAGTCGAGACAGTTACTCAAGCAGCCGAAGTGATCTCTACTCAAGTGGTCGCGATCGGGTTGGCAGACAAGAAAGAGGGCTTCCTCCTTCTATGGAAAGGGGGTACCCTCCTCCACGTGATTCCTACAGCAGTTCAAGCCGCGGAGCAAGGG CCCGCCGGTCTCGGCCGCACCCGCTGACTGCCCACGGGGCTCAGGGGTCTGAATGGCGGGGATCTGGCGGGAGGCCGCTGTCCCAAGCCCGGCGTAACGGCTGCGCCAGGTCATCGGGAGCCCACGTTGGCCCGATCCTCGGAGGCGCGGGCACCACCCGCAGGGCCAGCGGGAACGCGCAAGCCTGCGGTCCGGCGGGAGCAGGGAGCCGGGAGAGCGCCAAAGGCTGGGCGAGGGCCGGGGACTTCGGACGCCAAGGCAGCCTCTGA